In Amycolatopsis sulphurea, one genomic interval encodes:
- a CDS encoding response regulator transcription factor: MRVLVVEDEEPLADAIARGLRREGMAVDVALTGDDGHEKSAVTRYDVVLLDRDLPGMSGDELCREIVASGELTRVLMLTASSSVSDRVDGLSLGADDYLAKPFAFPELVARVRALGRRATPAAPPLLTAGDVELDPAKRTVRRASGPIELTRKEFGVLEVLLSAAGSVVSSEELLERVWDENADPFTTTVRVTVMTLRKKLGEPGVIETVVGSGYRVPVDAAG; encoded by the coding sequence GTGCGAGTTCTGGTAGTCGAAGACGAAGAGCCACTGGCCGATGCGATCGCCCGCGGGCTGCGCCGGGAGGGCATGGCGGTGGACGTGGCGCTCACCGGGGACGACGGACACGAGAAGTCCGCCGTCACCCGGTACGACGTGGTCCTGCTCGACCGCGATCTGCCCGGGATGTCCGGGGACGAGCTGTGCCGCGAGATCGTCGCCTCCGGCGAGCTGACCCGGGTGCTGATGCTCACCGCGAGCAGCTCGGTCTCCGACCGGGTGGACGGGCTGTCCCTCGGCGCGGACGACTACCTGGCCAAGCCGTTCGCCTTCCCGGAGCTGGTGGCCCGGGTGCGCGCGCTGGGCCGCCGCGCCACCCCGGCCGCGCCGCCGCTGCTCACCGCGGGCGACGTGGAGCTGGACCCGGCCAAGCGCACGGTGCGCCGGGCGAGCGGGCCGATCGAGCTGACCCGCAAGGAGTTCGGCGTGCTCGAGGTGCTGCTGTCCGCGGCGGGTTCGGTGGTCAGCAGCGAGGAACTGCTGGAGCGGGTCTGGGACGAGAACGCCGACCCGTTCACCACGACCGTGCGGGTGACCGTGATGACCCTGCGCAAGAAGCTCGGCGAGCCCGGCGTCATCGAGACCGTGGTCGGCTCGGGCTACCGGGTGCCGGTGGACGCCGCCGGGTGA
- a CDS encoding APC family permease, with the protein MSDSGDRELNEFGYTNQLRRTLGGFHTFAAGISYISVLTGVFQLSYLGLSEGGPAYWWSWPAVFAGQLMVALCFAELAAQYPVAGSVYNWAKKLSNPHLAWMAGWMMLLASIVSISATALAYQRTLPQISSFFQFIGDGTGTSDAANGVLLAALLIVFTTLVNAFGVKLMARINSAGVFVELLFAVLLVVFLAFHFVRGPGVVTETNGTGAGHAGGYLGAFLIAGIASSYVMYGFDTAASLGEESLNPHRNAPKAIMRALIASFLLGGLIILFALMAVGDIHAPELGTVGLQYVLTDALGPAVGRMFLFVVFIAITVCVLAVHTAAIRIAFAMARDNALPGGSKLARVNKKTGAPVLPAIVIGVLAIALLLVNIDSTQIFSAVTSLAIILIYLSYLLVTVPMLVRRLRGGWPRKDAPAGRFSLGRWGLPANVLAVLWGGAMTIDLAWPRNEIYNASPPYHWYLQWISVLFVGVFAAGGFAYYWFVQRHRIGVLADHAAPVAGGPEEVSR; encoded by the coding sequence TTGAGCGACTCCGGCGACCGTGAACTGAACGAGTTCGGCTACACCAACCAGCTCAGGAGAACCCTCGGCGGCTTCCACACCTTCGCCGCCGGGATCAGCTACATCTCGGTGCTCACCGGCGTCTTCCAGCTGTCCTACCTCGGTCTTTCCGAGGGCGGGCCGGCGTACTGGTGGTCCTGGCCCGCGGTCTTCGCCGGCCAGCTGATGGTGGCGCTGTGCTTCGCCGAACTGGCCGCGCAGTATCCGGTGGCGGGCTCGGTCTACAACTGGGCGAAGAAGCTCAGCAACCCGCATCTGGCCTGGATGGCGGGCTGGATGATGCTGCTCGCCTCGATCGTCTCGATCTCCGCGACCGCGCTGGCGTACCAGCGCACGCTGCCGCAGATCTCGTCGTTCTTCCAGTTCATCGGCGACGGCACGGGCACCAGCGACGCGGCCAACGGCGTGCTGCTGGCCGCCCTGCTGATCGTGTTCACGACGCTGGTCAACGCGTTCGGCGTCAAGCTGATGGCCCGCATCAACAGCGCCGGGGTGTTCGTGGAGCTGCTGTTCGCGGTGCTGCTGGTGGTGTTCCTGGCCTTCCACTTCGTGCGCGGGCCGGGCGTGGTGACCGAGACCAACGGCACCGGCGCCGGACACGCGGGCGGCTATCTCGGCGCGTTCCTCATCGCGGGCATCGCCTCCTCGTACGTGATGTACGGCTTCGACACCGCGGCGTCGCTCGGCGAGGAATCGCTGAATCCGCACCGCAACGCGCCGAAGGCGATCATGCGCGCGCTGATCGCCTCGTTCCTGCTGGGCGGGCTGATCATCCTGTTCGCGCTGATGGCGGTCGGCGACATCCACGCACCCGAACTCGGCACCGTCGGCCTCCAATACGTGCTCACCGACGCGCTGGGTCCGGCGGTCGGCCGGATGTTCCTGTTCGTGGTGTTCATCGCGATCACCGTGTGCGTGCTGGCGGTGCACACCGCCGCGATCCGGATCGCCTTCGCGATGGCACGGGACAACGCGCTGCCCGGCGGCTCGAAACTGGCCCGGGTCAACAAGAAGACCGGCGCCCCGGTGCTGCCCGCGATCGTGATCGGCGTGCTCGCGATCGCGCTGCTGCTGGTCAACATCGATTCGACGCAGATCTTCTCCGCCGTGACCAGCCTGGCGATCATCCTGATCTACCTGTCCTACCTGCTGGTGACGGTGCCCATGCTGGTCCGCAGACTACGCGGCGGCTGGCCACGCAAGGACGCCCCGGCGGGCCGGTTCTCCCTCGGCCGCTGGGGCCTGCCGGCGAACGTGCTCGCCGTGCTCTGGGGCGGCGCGATGACGATCGACCTGGCCTGGCCGCGCAACGAGATCTACAACGCGTCCCCGCCGTATCACTGGTATCTGCAATGGATCTCGGTGCTGTTCGTGGGCGTGTTCGCGGCCGGAGGCTTCGCCTACTACTGGTTCGTGCAACGGCACCGGATCGGGGTGCTGGCCGACCACGCCGCCCCGGTCGCGGGCGGGCCGGAAGAGGTTTCCCGGTAG
- a CDS encoding sensor histidine kinase, protein MRPSGARSLRVRVTVLATVLVAAAGLLLLWLAWTLVGDAVDAVPHLPPGTLVRVDGVDVDASTLAQHLRQHAVNRVLLFGSLAFCFVVAAAAILAWTFTSRVLRPLREITGTARRLSVESLGERIGEVRARDELAELARTFDDMLDRLQAAFDAQRHFVANASHELRTPLSVIRTELDVTLSDEHADEAEFRRMAGVVLDATDRAGRMVNSLLLLARTDGAGLVVREPVDLATVVARAWAAVRAEAEHRGLRVTLDTPAALTVGDPALLERIAGNLVENAVRHNVDGGWIEVATEAGAQWSTLRVRSSGGLLDPAAVPELFEPFRRAGVARTARSGAGLGLSIVRAAVQAHSGTIAAEPVVGGGLAITIRLPTPEHSGAAGL, encoded by the coding sequence GTGAGGCCGTCCGGCGCCCGGAGCCTGCGGGTCCGGGTCACCGTGCTCGCCACCGTGCTGGTCGCCGCGGCCGGGCTGCTGCTGCTCTGGCTGGCCTGGACGCTGGTCGGCGACGCGGTGGACGCGGTGCCGCACCTGCCGCCCGGCACCCTGGTGCGGGTGGACGGGGTGGACGTGGACGCCTCCACCCTCGCCCAGCACCTGCGTCAGCACGCGGTGAACCGGGTGCTGCTGTTCGGCTCGCTGGCGTTCTGCTTCGTCGTGGCCGCGGCGGCGATCCTGGCCTGGACGTTCACCTCGCGCGTGCTGCGGCCGCTGCGCGAGATCACCGGTACCGCGCGGCGGCTGTCGGTGGAATCGCTGGGTGAGCGCATCGGCGAGGTCCGCGCGCGCGACGAACTGGCCGAGCTGGCCCGCACCTTCGACGACATGCTCGACCGGCTGCAGGCCGCGTTCGACGCGCAGCGTCACTTCGTGGCCAACGCGAGCCACGAGCTGCGCACCCCGCTGTCGGTGATCCGGACCGAGCTGGACGTCACGCTGTCCGACGAACACGCGGACGAGGCCGAGTTCCGGCGGATGGCCGGCGTGGTGCTGGACGCCACGGACCGGGCGGGCCGGATGGTGAACTCCCTGCTGCTGCTGGCCCGCACCGACGGAGCCGGGCTGGTGGTCCGCGAACCCGTGGACCTGGCCACCGTCGTGGCTCGGGCCTGGGCGGCCGTGCGCGCCGAAGCGGAGCACCGCGGCCTGCGCGTCACGCTGGACACCCCGGCCGCGCTCACCGTCGGCGACCCGGCACTGCTCGAACGCATCGCCGGGAACCTGGTGGAGAACGCGGTGCGGCACAACGTCGACGGCGGCTGGATCGAGGTCGCCACCGAGGCCGGCGCGCAGTGGTCCACCCTGCGCGTGCGCTCCTCGGGCGGCCTGCTCGACCCCGCGGCGGTCCCGGAGCTGTTCGAACCCTTTCGCCGCGCCGGCGTGGCCCGCACCGCCCGCTCCGGCGCCGGCCTGGGCCTGTCCATCGTGCGCGCCGCGGTCCAGGCACACAGCGGGACGATCGCCGCGGAACCGGTGGTCGGCGGGGGACTGGCGATCACCATCCGCCTCCCGACGCCGGAGCACTCCGGTGCGGCGGGGCTCTGA
- the dxs gene encoding 1-deoxy-D-xylulose-5-phosphate synthase yields the protein MTMLDSVRGPADLKRMSVEDLGELAAEIRDFLVDKVRRSGGHLGPNLGVVELTLALHRVFDSPRDAIIWDVGHQSYVHKIVTGRHPGFDRLRQEGGPTGYPCRGESEHDLVENSHASTALSYVDGLAKAFELAGGPRRHAIAVVGDGALTGGMCWEALNNIAAHKDRPLVIVVNDNGRSYSPTIGGMADHLAALRLQPGYERLLDGGREILRSTPVVGKPLYAALHAAKAGIKDALSPQVMFSDLGLKYLGPVDGHDLAALEKAFQSARAFGGAVIVHVVTEKGHGYAPAVNHQADQMHQTDPIDPETGLPPVKGPSWTGVFGEELVKIGAEREDVVAITAAMLRSTGLEKFAERFPDRWFDVGIAEQHAVTSAAGLAMGGYHPVVAVYSTFLNRAFDQVLMDVALHRQPVTLVLDRAGITGPDGPSHHGMWDLSLLGMVPGMRVAAPRDPGTLREELREAVAVQDGPTALRFSKGSVGPDVPAVERLGTVDLLRRPQGSTDVLLVAVGAFAKLALAAAGRLADQGIGVTVADPRWVVPVPAELVALAEQHKLVVTVEDSGRHGGFGSALAAVLRDADCDVPLRDLAVPQSFHEHGSRDEVLDRMGLTAQDVARRITEWASGRLGSDVSATADEQPRT from the coding sequence GTGACGATGCTGGACTCGGTGCGGGGACCGGCGGACCTGAAGCGCATGAGCGTCGAGGACCTCGGCGAGCTGGCGGCCGAGATCAGGGACTTCCTCGTCGACAAGGTGCGCCGCTCCGGCGGGCACCTCGGGCCGAACCTCGGGGTGGTGGAGCTGACCCTGGCCCTGCACCGGGTGTTCGACTCGCCGCGGGACGCGATCATCTGGGACGTCGGGCACCAGTCCTACGTGCACAAGATCGTGACCGGCCGGCACCCCGGCTTCGACCGGCTGCGCCAGGAGGGCGGCCCGACCGGGTACCCGTGCCGCGGCGAGAGCGAGCACGACCTGGTGGAGAACAGCCACGCCTCCACCGCTCTGTCCTATGTGGACGGTCTGGCGAAGGCCTTCGAGCTGGCCGGCGGGCCGCGCCGGCACGCGATCGCGGTGGTCGGCGACGGGGCGCTGACCGGCGGGATGTGCTGGGAGGCGCTGAACAACATCGCCGCGCACAAGGATCGCCCGCTGGTCATCGTGGTCAACGACAACGGCCGGTCCTACTCGCCGACCATCGGCGGGATGGCCGACCATCTGGCCGCGCTGCGGCTGCAGCCCGGCTACGAGCGGCTGCTCGACGGCGGCCGCGAGATCCTGCGCAGCACGCCGGTGGTGGGCAAGCCGCTCTACGCCGCGCTGCACGCCGCGAAGGCCGGCATCAAGGACGCGCTGAGCCCGCAGGTGATGTTCTCCGATCTGGGCCTGAAGTACCTCGGCCCGGTGGACGGGCACGACCTGGCCGCGCTGGAGAAGGCGTTCCAGAGCGCGCGTGCCTTCGGCGGCGCGGTGATCGTGCACGTGGTCACCGAGAAGGGCCACGGGTACGCGCCCGCGGTGAACCACCAGGCCGACCAGATGCACCAGACCGATCCGATCGATCCGGAGACCGGCCTGCCGCCGGTGAAGGGCCCGAGCTGGACCGGGGTGTTCGGCGAAGAGCTGGTGAAGATCGGCGCGGAGCGCGAGGACGTGGTGGCGATCACCGCGGCGATGCTGCGCTCGACCGGGCTGGAGAAGTTCGCCGAGCGGTTCCCGGACCGCTGGTTCGACGTGGGCATCGCCGAGCAGCACGCGGTGACGTCGGCGGCCGGGCTCGCGATGGGCGGCTACCACCCGGTGGTGGCGGTGTACTCGACGTTCCTCAACCGCGCGTTCGACCAGGTGCTGATGGACGTGGCCCTGCACCGCCAGCCGGTCACCCTGGTGCTGGACCGGGCGGGCATCACCGGCCCGGACGGCCCGAGCCACCACGGGATGTGGGACCTGTCGTTGCTGGGCATGGTGCCCGGGATGCGAGTGGCCGCCCCGCGTGACCCGGGCACGCTGCGCGAGGAGCTGCGCGAAGCGGTCGCGGTGCAGGACGGCCCGACCGCGCTCCGCTTCTCGAAGGGCAGCGTCGGCCCGGACGTACCCGCCGTGGAGCGTCTGGGCACGGTTGATCTCCTGCGTCGTCCGCAGGGCTCGACAGACGTGCTGCTGGTCGCTGTGGGCGCGTTCGCGAAGCTCGCGCTGGCGGCTGCGGGCCGGCTCGCGGATCAGGGCATCGGCGTCACGGTGGCCGACCCGCGCTGGGTGGTCCCGGTGCCTGCGGAGCTGGTCGCGCTGGCCGAGCAGCACAAGCTCGTGGTGACGGTGGAGGACAGCGGACGCCATGGCGGCTTCGGCTCCGCGTTGGCCGCGGTACTGCGCGACGCGGACTGTGACGTCCCGCTGCGTGATCTGGCGGTGCCACAGTCGTTCCACGAGCACGGCTCGCGGGACGAGGTGCTGGACCGGATGGGCCTGACCGCGCAGGACGTGGCCCGCCGGATCACCGAATGGGCGTCCGGCCGCCTGGGCAGCGACGTGTCCGCGACGGCGGACGAGCAGCCCCGTACCTGA
- a CDS encoding alpha/beta hydrolase, whose product MRAAGSFLAGSAGTSAECASVTVPVDYQPGRSELQLVGHQSESVTPYSGTTEMQRRMGGSLLTVKDDRHGSLVKLPYASEVVRFSEAGQPGPAAAPVPEPRP is encoded by the coding sequence GTGCGCGCAGCCGGCTCCTTCCTGGCCGGGAGCGCCGGCACGAGTGCCGAATGCGCCTCGGTGACCGTGCCGGTCGACTACCAGCCGGGCCGGAGCGAGCTGCAGCTCGTCGGGCACCAGTCCGAATCCGTGACCCCTTATTCCGGGACGACGGAAATGCAGCGGCGCATGGGCGGATCGCTGCTGACGGTGAAGGACGACAGGCACGGCTCGCTGGTGAAACTGCCGTATGCGAGCGAAGTGGTCCGATTCTCCGAAGCCGGGCAACCGGGACCGGCAGCTGCGCCGGTCCCGGAGCCGCGGCCGTGA
- a CDS encoding DUF3000 domain-containing protein: MTAMTPMPELFREAVAALQSVRPRPEIRLEPMRAPQRLAPWSYALSCEVSGPADVLASGRLVLLHDPDGQEGWDGVLRMVMYVRAELDRELATDPFLPAVGWSWLTEALDATGATHKALGGTVTETSSARFGDISGPSRTDDLELRASWTPLDGALRPHGFAFCQVMASVVGLPPVGVTLFEQRQSS, from the coding sequence GTGACCGCGATGACGCCAATGCCCGAGCTGTTCCGCGAAGCCGTCGCGGCGTTGCAGTCCGTCCGGCCACGTCCGGAAATCCGGCTGGAGCCGATGCGGGCGCCGCAGCGGCTGGCGCCGTGGTCGTACGCACTCAGCTGCGAGGTCTCCGGACCGGCCGACGTGCTGGCCTCCGGCCGCCTCGTGCTGCTGCACGATCCCGACGGCCAGGAGGGCTGGGACGGCGTGCTGCGCATGGTCATGTACGTCCGGGCCGAACTCGACCGCGAGCTCGCCACCGACCCGTTCCTGCCCGCGGTCGGCTGGTCCTGGCTCACCGAGGCGCTCGACGCCACCGGGGCCACCCACAAGGCGCTCGGCGGCACGGTCACCGAGACCTCCTCGGCACGGTTCGGCGACATCTCCGGCCCCTCCCGCACCGACGATCTCGAACTGCGGGCCTCCTGGACGCCACTGGACGGCGCGTTGCGCCCGCACGGATTCGCGTTCTGCCAGGTGATGGCCAGTGTCGTGGGCCTGCCACCAGTCGGCGTGACGCTGTTCGAGCAGCGCCAGAGCTCCTGA
- a CDS encoding tetratricopeptide repeat protein, translated as MGLFRANSARKQAAELAKVRKALAKRADQESPDAMVLRHRLGLLLVGTGDWPAAEEHYTELAEAQVRVAGEQDPGTLGAWANLAVARAAQGRITAGLDLLESTVERYAAVLGPGDPATLQAQVMLSEMLSLAGNYPGALAVLDRYHDGCREQFGPAAAETVAAGFRKVGVLRTLARFEEARQLHEELSAHASTPEEQDEARTIELLIKAESGKAHGIRLAARLHAERRPTADSVEVLATVLRRAGEPAEAAVLYRSLLAAAPAGSPRTWSLAGELARACLESGDLDQAEHLAGGLVESTALPGAHPLKLGFRATLARTARARGRDEEADRELAAVVAGLTEVFGAEHPDTVEAAEWLREGAGG; from the coding sequence ATGGGGCTATTCCGGGCGAACAGCGCGCGCAAGCAGGCGGCCGAGCTGGCGAAGGTGCGCAAGGCGCTGGCCAAACGAGCCGATCAGGAGAGCCCGGACGCCATGGTGCTGCGGCACCGGCTGGGCCTCCTGCTGGTCGGAACCGGTGACTGGCCCGCCGCGGAGGAGCACTATACGGAGCTGGCCGAGGCCCAGGTCCGGGTGGCGGGCGAACAGGACCCGGGCACCCTCGGCGCGTGGGCGAACCTCGCCGTGGCCCGCGCCGCGCAGGGCCGGATCACCGCGGGGCTCGACCTGCTGGAGTCCACTGTGGAGCGTTATGCGGCCGTGCTCGGGCCCGGTGATCCCGCCACCCTGCAGGCGCAGGTCATGCTGTCGGAAATGCTTTCGCTGGCCGGGAATTACCCCGGCGCGCTGGCCGTGCTCGACCGGTATCACGACGGCTGCCGGGAGCAGTTCGGCCCGGCCGCGGCCGAAACCGTGGCAGCCGGGTTCCGGAAGGTGGGCGTGCTGCGCACCCTGGCCCGGTTCGAGGAGGCCAGACAGCTGCACGAGGAGCTGTCCGCGCACGCGAGCACCCCGGAGGAGCAGGACGAGGCCCGTACGATCGAGCTGCTGATCAAGGCGGAAAGCGGGAAAGCCCACGGAATCCGGCTGGCCGCCCGGCTGCACGCCGAACGCCGCCCGACCGCGGATTCGGTGGAGGTGCTCGCCACGGTGCTGCGGCGCGCGGGCGAACCGGCGGAAGCGGCTGTGCTGTACCGCTCGCTGCTCGCCGCGGCCCCGGCGGGGTCCCCGCGAACCTGGAGCCTGGCGGGCGAACTGGCGCGAGCGTGCCTGGAAAGCGGGGACCTCGACCAGGCCGAGCACCTCGCCGGCGGTCTTGTCGAGTCGACGGCCCTCCCCGGCGCGCACCCGCTCAAGCTGGGCTTCCGGGCGACCCTGGCCAGAACCGCCCGCGCACGAGGCCGGGATGAGGAGGCGGACCGCGAACTGGCCGCGGTGGTGGCCGGGCTGACGGAGGTGTTCGGGGCGGAGCATCCGGACACGGTGGAGGCGGCGGAATGGCTGCGCGAAGGTGCGGGCGGCTGA
- a CDS encoding response regulator transcription factor — MATVGLSQAVRSTPAGALPASMVPHPREELFSVLVVDDHPLLREAISARLAQMGAGTVHEAATVAEARARAQATGPCDLAILDLGLPDGSGIELVTELRSHGWPRVVVLASSDDPYAVRSAFQAGAQAYLLKSASPVVVTDGVRRVLEGGVYADPSVAPVLATGTRVAGTDNTPRELSAREVEVLQLVADGQSNKEIGEELSLSALTVKSHLSRIGRKLGTGDRAQMVALAMRAGVIR; from the coding sequence GTGGCTACCGTCGGCTTATCTCAGGCCGTCCGATCCACGCCAGCCGGTGCTTTGCCGGCGAGCATGGTTCCGCATCCGCGGGAAGAGCTTTTTTCCGTGTTGGTGGTCGATGACCACCCGTTGTTGAGGGAGGCAATCTCAGCACGACTCGCACAGATGGGTGCGGGCACCGTCCACGAAGCCGCCACGGTGGCCGAGGCGAGGGCGCGAGCACAGGCCACCGGCCCGTGCGACCTGGCGATCCTCGATCTCGGACTGCCGGACGGCAGCGGCATCGAGCTCGTGACCGAGCTGCGCAGCCACGGCTGGCCGCGTGTGGTGGTACTCGCATCCTCCGACGACCCGTACGCGGTGCGCTCCGCGTTTCAGGCCGGCGCGCAGGCGTACCTGCTCAAATCGGCCTCGCCGGTCGTCGTCACCGACGGCGTCCGCCGGGTGCTCGAGGGTGGCGTGTACGCCGACCCGAGTGTGGCTCCGGTCCTCGCGACCGGCACGCGGGTCGCAGGCACCGACAACACCCCACGCGAGCTTTCCGCGCGCGAGGTGGAGGTACTGCAGCTCGTCGCCGACGGGCAGTCGAACAAGGAGATCGGAGAGGAACTGTCCCTCTCCGCGCTCACCGTCAAGTCCCACCTCTCCCGGATCGGGCGCAAGCTCGGCACGGGTGACCGGGCGCAGATGGTCGCGCTGGCGATGCGGGCCGGCGTGATCCGCTGA
- a CDS encoding ribonuclease D: MGTAQADGARTGESTTEATAPPVLLREPAEGTPPVVEDPGALAEACARLAGGTGAVAVDTERASGYRYWPKAYLVQLRREGAGTVLVDPIALDGGLDPLRAVLNDTEWVLHAASQDLPCLAELDLHPRSLFDTELAGRLAGHERVALGTLVEKLLGYTLEKGHSAADWSKRPLPVDWLNYAALDVELLNELRATLEAELAEQGKLEWARQEFEAVRTAPPHPPRAEPWRRTSGVHKIRNPRGLAMVRELWQARDELARKRDRAPSRVLPDSAIINAVTADPKTVEELQALPVFSGRVQRKYTASWLRHLQVAKTLPTSELPSPSQPSDGPPPVNRWADKDPDAAARLSAARTALTAIAEERRLPVENLLLPDLVRRTCWRPPTDLSEDSVAETLRAGGARPWQLELTVGALSKALHSTAP; the protein is encoded by the coding sequence ATGGGAACTGCACAGGCGGACGGAGCCCGGACCGGCGAATCCACCACCGAGGCGACTGCTCCGCCGGTGCTTCTGCGCGAACCGGCCGAGGGCACCCCGCCGGTGGTCGAGGATCCGGGGGCGCTCGCCGAGGCCTGCGCGCGGCTGGCCGGCGGCACCGGCGCGGTCGCGGTGGACACCGAACGGGCGTCCGGCTACCGGTACTGGCCCAAGGCCTACCTCGTCCAGCTGCGCCGGGAGGGCGCCGGCACGGTGCTGGTCGACCCGATCGCGCTCGACGGTGGGCTGGACCCGCTGCGCGCGGTCCTCAACGACACCGAATGGGTGTTGCACGCCGCCTCCCAGGACCTGCCGTGCCTGGCCGAGCTGGACCTGCACCCACGCTCGCTGTTCGATACCGAACTCGCCGGGCGGCTGGCCGGCCACGAACGCGTCGCACTCGGCACGCTCGTGGAGAAGCTGCTCGGGTACACCCTGGAAAAGGGCCACAGCGCCGCGGACTGGTCGAAGCGGCCGCTGCCGGTCGACTGGCTCAACTACGCGGCGCTGGACGTCGAGCTGCTCAACGAGCTGCGCGCGACCCTCGAAGCCGAGCTGGCCGAACAGGGCAAGCTGGAGTGGGCGCGGCAGGAGTTCGAGGCCGTACGCACCGCCCCGCCACACCCGCCGCGAGCCGAACCGTGGCGCCGGACCTCCGGGGTACACAAGATTCGCAACCCGCGCGGCCTCGCCATGGTGCGCGAGCTGTGGCAGGCCCGCGACGAGCTGGCCCGCAAACGTGACCGCGCGCCGAGCCGTGTCCTGCCGGACAGCGCGATCATCAACGCGGTGACGGCCGATCCCAAGACCGTCGAGGAGCTGCAGGCGCTGCCCGTGTTCAGCGGACGCGTACAGCGCAAGTACACCGCCAGCTGGCTGCGGCACCTGCAGGTGGCCAAGACGCTGCCCACGAGTGAGCTGCCCTCGCCGTCCCAGCCCTCCGACGGCCCGCCCCCGGTCAACCGCTGGGCGGACAAGGACCCGGACGCGGCCGCCCGGCTGTCCGCGGCCCGCACCGCCCTCACCGCGATCGCGGAGGAAAGACGGCTGCCGGTGGAGAACCTGCTGCTGCCTGACCTGGTCCGCCGCACCTGCTGGAGACCGCCCACCGACCTGTCCGAGGACAGCGTCGCCGAGACCCTCCGCGCCGGCGGCGCCCGGCCGTGGCAGCTTGAGCTGACTGTGGGCGCGCTGAGCAAAGCGCTGCACAGTACGGCTCCCTGA
- a CDS encoding ABC transporter substrate-binding protein — translation MPAWRSADAARPQLPRTGLGRRDFLRAATALSATATLAACSGRSGAPEGEAGPGYPVDVRGVQGTATVPRRPERVVSVGQYRDTDAAVALGVTPLLTPDLSKFLPGGLSPWLKARAGDRLPELFADVELPFERIATARPDLILGTDRSTLARDYRTLSGIAPTISPAEGYNKDTWQVTIRRIGAALGRSADAERLVTDVEHRITAAKQAHPGFAGRTFTIGPVVADGTVTTISSTQDSSALFLGQLGLVLSPKVTSLPQTSIPGRSQISPERLDLLDADVLVLTYATPESRKRLEAEPLFQRIPAVQRGAYVPLDMTTAIALAFPTALSVPYGLQECVPKLAAALAR, via the coding sequence ATGCCTGCTTGGAGATCCGCCGACGCCGCCCGTCCCCAGCTGCCCCGCACAGGCCTCGGACGGCGGGATTTCCTGCGGGCCGCGACGGCGCTGTCCGCCACCGCCACGCTCGCCGCCTGCAGCGGCCGCTCCGGCGCGCCCGAAGGCGAGGCCGGCCCGGGCTACCCGGTCGACGTGCGCGGAGTGCAGGGCACCGCGACCGTGCCGCGGCGGCCGGAGCGGGTCGTTTCGGTGGGCCAGTACCGCGATACCGACGCGGCCGTGGCGCTCGGGGTGACTCCCCTGCTCACCCCGGATCTGAGCAAGTTCCTGCCGGGCGGGCTCTCGCCGTGGCTCAAGGCGCGCGCCGGGGACCGCCTGCCCGAGCTGTTCGCCGACGTGGAGTTGCCGTTCGAGCGGATCGCCACGGCGCGCCCGGACCTCATCCTCGGTACCGACCGGTCGACTCTGGCCCGCGATTACCGGACGCTCAGCGGAATCGCGCCCACGATCTCGCCCGCGGAGGGCTACAACAAGGACACCTGGCAGGTCACCATCCGCCGGATCGGCGCCGCGCTCGGCCGGTCCGCCGACGCCGAACGGCTCGTCACCGACGTGGAACACCGGATCACCGCGGCGAAACAGGCCCATCCCGGGTTCGCCGGCCGGACCTTCACCATCGGCCCGGTGGTCGCGGACGGCACGGTCACCACCATCAGCAGCACACAGGACTCGTCCGCGCTGTTCCTGGGACAGCTGGGACTCGTGCTGTCACCGAAGGTCACCTCACTGCCGCAGACCTCGATCCCCGGCCGCTCGCAGATCAGCCCGGAACGGCTCGACCTGCTCGACGCCGACGTGCTCGTCCTGACGTACGCCACGCCGGAGAGCCGCAAGCGCCTGGAGGCCGAGCCGCTGTTCCAGCGCATCCCTGCCGTGCAACGCGGCGCGTACGTGCCGCTGGACATGACCACGGCGATCGCGCTCGCCTTCCCGACCGCGCTGAGCGTGCCGTACGGGCTGCAGGAGTGCGTACCGAAGCTCGCCGCCGCACTCGCCCGCTGA